The following proteins come from a genomic window of Novosphingobium sp. P6W:
- a CDS encoding NAD(P)-dependent oxidoreductase, translating to MTTMKVAVLGLGIMGSGMAKQLLAAGFEVAVWNRSADKAGPLADAGARVGSTPGGAAKGADVVVAMLADDAVSHAVWTGEDGAFAAMGEGAIAIDSSTLTGGWVAELAALAEARGIRFLEAPVTGSRDQAAQGALRFLVGGDDEVLAAARSVFEAMGSAVVHLGPVGSGATVKLANNFLCGVQAASLAEAVALFEKQGLDVEQAMSILTDGAPASPLLKAVSRRMLDRAYDPHFLVPLMGKDLGYAGQALAEVGIASAIAAAARQRFLEAEDAGYGNKDIASIVEPLRSV from the coding sequence ATGACGACGATGAAGGTAGCCGTACTCGGCCTCGGGATCATGGGTTCGGGCATGGCGAAGCAACTGCTGGCGGCAGGCTTCGAGGTCGCGGTCTGGAACCGCAGCGCCGACAAAGCCGGACCGCTGGCCGACGCCGGTGCGCGCGTCGGATCGACGCCGGGCGGCGCGGCGAAGGGCGCGGACGTGGTCGTCGCTATGCTGGCTGACGACGCCGTGTCCCACGCTGTCTGGACAGGCGAGGACGGCGCATTCGCGGCCATGGGCGAGGGCGCCATCGCCATCGATTCCAGCACGCTCACCGGAGGCTGGGTCGCCGAACTGGCAGCGCTGGCAGAGGCGCGGGGCATCCGCTTCCTCGAGGCCCCGGTGACCGGCAGCCGCGACCAGGCCGCGCAGGGCGCTCTCCGCTTCCTCGTGGGCGGAGACGACGAGGTCCTCGCCGCTGCCCGTTCCGTGTTCGAAGCGATGGGCAGCGCGGTGGTGCATCTCGGCCCGGTCGGCAGCGGCGCCACGGTCAAGCTCGCCAACAACTTCCTGTGCGGCGTGCAGGCCGCCAGCCTCGCCGAGGCGGTAGCGCTGTTCGAGAAGCAGGGGCTCGACGTGGAGCAGGCCATGTCCATCCTCACCGACGGCGCACCGGCCAGCCCGCTGCTCAAGGCCGTGTCGCGCCGCATGCTCGACCGTGCCTACGACCCGCATTTCCTGGTGCCGCTGATGGGCAAGGACCTCGGCTATGCCGGGCAGGCGCTCGCCGAGGTCGGCATAGCGTCGGCCATAGCGGCGGCGGCACGGCAGCGGTTCTTGGAAGCGGAAGATGCAGGCTATGGTAATAAAGACATCGCGTCGATCGTAGAGCCACTTCGCAGCGTTTAG
- a CDS encoding ankyrin repeat domain-containing protein, protein MPAVHAPENRDTPVLRDLPFLSSPERVQELLFEAARLGREEVIPVLLEAGADIEAADARGHTALVLATYNGFDATTELPLDHGGGPNGTTASGSPLTGVPFKGHVAIARQLLAAGADPNLRNAAGQTAIMMSGLLDRRDIIALLLDAGADLHAVDAAGNDAAGMGHPGQRKPRAVFRRASGERLIGIATLGAPESSALKSIERSDTYGRRFNWPGFEWEPARAERRGCAMRDRA, encoded by the coding sequence ATGCCTGCGGTGCACGCCCCGGAAAATCGAGACACACCGGTGCTGCGAGACTTGCCGTTCCTTTCGTCGCCGGAACGGGTGCAGGAATTGCTTTTCGAAGCGGCCCGGCTCGGCCGCGAAGAGGTCATACCGGTTTTGCTGGAAGCCGGCGCGGACATCGAGGCGGCCGATGCCAGGGGACACACCGCCCTTGTGCTTGCGACCTACAACGGCTTCGACGCCACCACCGAGTTGCCGCTGGATCACGGCGGCGGTCCCAACGGCACCACCGCTAGCGGCAGTCCACTGACGGGTGTTCCCTTCAAGGGGCACGTTGCCATCGCCCGGCAGCTACTGGCTGCCGGAGCAGACCCGAACCTGCGCAATGCCGCCGGACAGACTGCGATCATGATGTCTGGGTTGCTTGATCGGCGTGACATTATTGCTCTGCTGCTGGACGCGGGTGCGGACTTGCATGCCGTGGATGCCGCAGGAAATGATGCCGCCGGTATGGGGCATCCAGGCCAACGGAAGCCTCGCGCAGTGTTTCGTCGAGCATCTGGGGAGCGGCTCATCGGCATAGCGACGCTGGGAGCACCGGAATCCTCAGCCCTCAAATCAATCGAAAGGAGCGATACTTATGGACGACGTTTCAATTGGCCCGGCTTCGAATGGGAGCCAGCCCGTGCAGAGCGGCGTGGATGCGCAATGCGAGACAGAGCGTGA
- a CDS encoding SDR family oxidoreductase, with the protein MADKFAIVTGASTGIGFELASIAAENGYDLLVVADEELVEAAARDFRLHGVSVDAVQADLSTIEGVDAVLAAAAGRRIDLLCANAGRGLGHGFLDQDVADWRRVVDTNITGTLYLLQRVLKSMVARDDGKVLITGSIAGFIPGSFQAVYNGTKAFVDSFADALRNEIKDAKGVSVTTLMPGPVETEFFDRADMLDTSVGASRSKSDPADVARDGWKALMNGDAHIVSGWKNKIQAAAAHVMPAAVLAEQHRKMAEPGSAGSNDADHR; encoded by the coding sequence ATGGCTGATAAATTTGCGATTGTTACCGGCGCCTCCACCGGCATCGGCTTCGAACTGGCGAGCATCGCGGCTGAAAACGGCTACGACCTGCTGGTCGTGGCCGACGAAGAGCTGGTCGAGGCAGCCGCACGGGACTTCCGCCTCCATGGGGTGTCGGTGGACGCCGTTCAGGCGGACCTGTCGACGATCGAGGGCGTCGACGCCGTTCTGGCCGCTGCCGCCGGCCGCCGCATCGATCTTCTTTGTGCCAATGCTGGCCGGGGTCTGGGACATGGTTTCCTCGACCAGGATGTGGCTGACTGGAGACGGGTGGTGGACACCAACATCACCGGCACGCTCTATCTGCTGCAGCGCGTGCTCAAGAGCATGGTGGCGCGCGATGACGGCAAGGTGCTTATAACCGGCTCGATCGCGGGTTTTATCCCCGGCAGCTTCCAGGCCGTCTATAACGGCACCAAGGCTTTCGTGGACAGCTTCGCCGACGCGCTGCGCAATGAGATCAAGGACGCGAAGGGTGTCTCCGTCACGACGCTGATGCCGGGTCCGGTGGAGACCGAATTCTTCGACCGCGCCGACATGCTCGACACCAGCGTCGGCGCTTCCCGGAGCAAAAGCGATCCCGCCGACGTCGCCCGTGACGGGTGGAAGGCATTGATGAACGGCGATGCGCACATCGTCTCGGGCTGGAAGAACAAGATCCAGGCAGCGGCGGCGCACGTCATGCCCGCCGCGGTCCTGGCCGAACAGCATCGCAAGATGGCCGAGCCCGGTTCGGCCGGGAGCAACGACGCCGATCACCGATAG
- the gntA gene encoding guanitoxin biosynthesis heme-dependent pre-guanitoxin N-hydroxylase GntA, which produces MQSDPLGDEFRAKIQEPGFPCVGAKAALAKRSLKVVPARDLTSAWNDVVIHRELLAWSKTYQMEPGGLRSLAIVFEGPLDLSEQDFEAAMWERIQSFADKDAWLGQPYDGSVSPDPEDPHFSLSFSGSAFFVVGLHPNASRPARRFARPTLVFNLHEQFERLREEGKYERMRERILERDVAIAGSVNPMLARHGEASEARQYSGRLVGAEWGCPYRDPRE; this is translated from the coding sequence ATGCAGAGTGATCCCCTCGGTGACGAGTTCCGCGCAAAAATCCAGGAGCCAGGGTTTCCATGTGTGGGAGCGAAGGCGGCTTTGGCTAAAAGATCGTTGAAGGTCGTTCCAGCCCGCGATCTAACCAGTGCCTGGAATGATGTGGTAATCCACCGCGAACTGCTGGCGTGGAGCAAAACGTATCAGATGGAGCCTGGCGGCCTGCGAAGCCTCGCCATTGTTTTCGAAGGGCCGCTTGACCTCAGTGAACAGGATTTCGAAGCAGCGATGTGGGAGCGCATCCAGTCGTTCGCCGACAAGGATGCTTGGCTTGGTCAACCGTATGACGGTTCTGTTAGTCCGGATCCAGAAGACCCTCATTTCTCGCTCAGCTTTAGCGGCAGCGCTTTCTTCGTCGTGGGGTTGCACCCGAACGCGTCACGGCCGGCGCGCCGCTTCGCACGGCCCACACTTGTCTTCAATCTTCACGAGCAGTTCGAGCGCCTCCGGGAAGAAGGAAAGTATGAACGTATGAGGGAACGCATACTCGAGCGGGACGTAGCAATCGCGGGCTCCGTCAATCCGATGCTTGCCAGGCACGGTGAAGCAAGCGAAGCGCGGCAATACAGCGGACGACTGGTGGGGGCTGAGTGGGGTTGCCCGTACAGAGATCCTCGCGAATGA
- a CDS encoding SRPBCC family protein, giving the protein MATSNDDAPPTTSKSGATRDAATQALGHMRGDTLIGRTVTINRPRAELYACWRDFTRLPTFMDNVERVDILSPTRSHWVVKAPGGKLVEWDADLTDDRDGELIAWASAEGADVPNSGRIEFRDAGDRGTIVTATIVYDPPAGVVGKLIAKMFQREPAIQARRDLRRFKQLMETGEVATSSRTRAQLQEEIA; this is encoded by the coding sequence ATGGCAACCTCGAATGACGACGCGCCGCCCACCACTTCGAAATCCGGGGCCACACGGGATGCCGCGACGCAGGCGCTCGGGCACATGCGCGGCGACACCCTGATCGGGCGCACCGTCACGATCAACCGCCCTCGCGCCGAACTCTACGCCTGCTGGCGCGACTTCACCCGGCTGCCCACGTTCATGGACAACGTCGAGCGGGTGGACATCCTTTCGCCCACGCGTTCGCACTGGGTCGTCAAGGCACCAGGCGGCAAGCTGGTCGAATGGGATGCGGACCTGACCGATGACCGGGACGGCGAGCTGATCGCTTGGGCCTCGGCGGAAGGGGCGGATGTTCCCAACAGCGGCCGGATCGAATTTCGCGATGCAGGCGATCGCGGTACGATCGTCACCGCCACGATCGTTTACGACCCGCCCGCAGGCGTGGTCGGCAAGCTCATCGCCAAGATGTTCCAGCGCGAGCCCGCAATTCAGGCGCGCCGAGACTTGCGGCGTTTCAAGCAACTCATGGAAACCGGCGAAGTCGCCACCTCGTCGCGCACCCGCGCGCAGCTTCAAGAGGAGATCGCCTGA
- a CDS encoding zinc-dependent alcohol dehydrogenase: protein MRALTWHGKHDVRVDTVDDPEILNPRDAIIKITSTAICGSDLHLYDGYIPTMKAGDILGHEFMGEVVETGPGSTLLKGQRVVVPFTIACGSCYHCGKHQYSACDNGNPADNQDIGMELYGQPMSGLFGYSHLTGGYAGGQAEYVRVPFSDVGPIVVPDGLDDDEVLFLSDILPTGWQAAENADIEPGDTVAVWGCGPVGLFAVQSAFLMGAARVIAIDHFPRRLELARKFGAETINFEESKTYEALMEMTGGIGPDAVIDAVGLEAHGFFVDNVVDQIKASTFLGTDRIHSIRQAIVACRKGGRVSMPAVYGGIVDKFPLGAFMEKGLTLKTGQTSVQHYMPGLLSAIVDGKIDTTFLISHRMSLEDAPKGYKMFHDNQNEVTKVVLKPGFTDTAVAAE from the coding sequence ATGCGCGCACTGACCTGGCACGGCAAGCATGACGTCCGCGTCGATACCGTCGACGATCCCGAGATCCTCAACCCGCGCGATGCGATCATCAAGATCACCTCCACCGCGATCTGCGGATCGGACCTTCACCTTTACGATGGGTATATCCCGACGATGAAGGCCGGCGACATTCTCGGCCATGAATTCATGGGCGAAGTGGTCGAGACGGGGCCGGGTTCGACGCTGCTGAAGGGCCAGCGCGTGGTCGTTCCCTTCACCATCGCCTGCGGCAGTTGCTATCATTGCGGCAAGCACCAGTATTCGGCGTGCGACAACGGCAACCCGGCCGACAACCAGGACATCGGCATGGAGCTTTACGGCCAGCCGATGTCTGGCCTCTTCGGGTACAGCCACCTGACCGGCGGCTATGCAGGCGGCCAGGCCGAATACGTGCGCGTGCCCTTCTCCGATGTCGGCCCCATCGTCGTGCCCGATGGGCTGGACGACGATGAGGTGCTGTTCCTGTCGGACATCCTGCCGACCGGCTGGCAGGCCGCCGAAAACGCCGACATCGAGCCCGGCGACACCGTCGCCGTCTGGGGCTGCGGTCCGGTCGGGCTTTTCGCGGTGCAATCGGCCTTCCTGATGGGCGCAGCGCGGGTAATCGCCATCGACCACTTTCCGCGCCGGCTGGAACTGGCGCGCAAGTTCGGAGCGGAGACGATCAACTTCGAGGAATCGAAGACCTACGAGGCACTGATGGAAATGACCGGCGGGATCGGCCCGGACGCGGTGATCGACGCAGTGGGGCTGGAGGCGCACGGCTTCTTCGTCGACAACGTAGTCGACCAGATCAAGGCCTCGACGTTCCTTGGCACCGATCGCATCCACTCGATCCGCCAGGCGATCGTTGCCTGCCGCAAAGGCGGGCGCGTCTCAATGCCCGCGGTCTATGGCGGCATCGTCGACAAGTTCCCGCTCGGTGCGTTCATGGAAAAAGGGCTTACGCTCAAGACCGGCCAGACCAGCGTCCAGCACTACATGCCGGGTCTGCTCAGCGCAATCGTCGATGGCAAGATCGATACCACCTTCCTGATCTCGCACCGCATGAGCCTGGAGGACGCCCCCAAGGGCTACAAGATGTTCCACGACAACCAGAACGAAGTGACCAAGGTCGTGCTCAAGCCCGGCTTCACCGACACCGCCGTAGCGGCCGAATAG
- a CDS encoding NAD(P)/FAD-dependent oxidoreductase: MIDCLVIGSGPAGLTASIYLARYHLSVTVVDDGQSRAAQIPLSRNHAGFPEGISGEDLLARMRRQALRYGASTHSGRVDTLERAGKDFKAIVDGAVLRARSVLLATGVINRRPMMIDQETHDLAVVRGFLRYCPVCDGYEVTDQRIAVFGSGERAIAEAMFLRSFSRDVTLIARDPHSDWTAQQRRSLADAGITLITAIHSLKVTEVGVVVETSDGGLAFDTLYPALGSTINSHLAQDVGASVSDEGCLMVDAHQRTTVSGLYAAGDVVLGLDQISHAMGEGGVAATTIRNDLALMSPLLR; encoded by the coding sequence GTGATCGACTGTCTGGTGATTGGCAGTGGTCCTGCCGGGCTTACCGCGTCAATTTACCTCGCCAGATATCACTTATCGGTCACGGTAGTTGATGATGGACAAAGCCGGGCGGCGCAGATCCCTTTATCGCGTAATCATGCTGGCTTTCCCGAAGGAATATCCGGCGAGGACCTGCTGGCGCGCATGCGCCGGCAGGCTTTGCGCTATGGCGCCAGTACGCACAGCGGCCGGGTGGACACGTTGGAACGTGCGGGCAAGGATTTCAAAGCGATCGTCGATGGAGCCGTTCTACGCGCCCGATCAGTTTTGCTGGCGACGGGGGTTATCAATCGCCGTCCGATGATGATCGATCAAGAAACGCACGACCTTGCAGTCGTGCGCGGGTTTTTAAGATACTGCCCTGTATGCGATGGATACGAGGTAACGGATCAGCGCATCGCTGTCTTTGGCTCGGGCGAACGGGCGATCGCCGAGGCGATGTTTTTGCGCAGCTTCAGCCGGGACGTGACGCTGATCGCCCGCGATCCGCACTCGGATTGGACCGCACAACAGCGACGGAGCCTCGCGGACGCCGGGATCACGCTGATTACGGCGATCCATAGCCTGAAGGTAACAGAAGTAGGCGTTGTTGTTGAAACTTCCGATGGTGGGCTCGCGTTCGATACCCTCTATCCAGCGCTTGGCTCGACCATCAACTCTCATCTCGCCCAGGATGTCGGCGCAAGTGTCTCGGACGAAGGGTGTTTGATGGTGGATGCGCATCAGCGAACCACTGTATCCGGTCTATATGCCGCCGGCGATGTGGTCCTCGGGCTGGACCAGATTAGCCACGCCATGGGCGAAGGGGGCGTTGCGGCAACGACCATACGCAACGATCTGGCTCTCATGAGCCCGCTTTTACGATAA
- a CDS encoding hemerythrin domain-containing protein — protein MAATKSATKPTSKTAPKSTKSSGTSKSRPASKTARKSARAAAKPADAIKLLKDDHKEVKAYFKQYESLEDDAEKQALADKICIALTVHAQIEEEIFYPAARAAIDDDDLLDEAEVEHASAKQLIAEIQAMKAGDRLFDAKVTVLGEYIDHHVEEEEKEMFPESRDSDLDLKELGLQLAERKTQLMAELGQ, from the coding sequence ATGGCTGCTACCAAGAGTGCGACGAAGCCCACGTCGAAAACTGCCCCAAAATCCACCAAATCTTCAGGTACCAGCAAGTCTCGCCCGGCCTCAAAGACCGCGCGTAAATCGGCCCGTGCAGCTGCCAAGCCTGCTGACGCGATCAAACTGCTCAAGGACGATCACAAGGAAGTGAAAGCCTATTTCAAGCAGTATGAGTCGCTCGAGGACGACGCGGAAAAGCAAGCGCTGGCCGATAAGATCTGCATTGCCCTGACCGTCCACGCCCAGATCGAGGAGGAGATCTTCTACCCCGCCGCCCGCGCGGCGATCGACGACGATGATCTTCTGGATGAAGCCGAGGTCGAGCATGCCTCCGCCAAACAGCTGATCGCGGAAATACAGGCGATGAAAGCAGGCGACCGCTTGTTCGACGCGAAGGTGACGGTGCTTGGGGAGTACATCGATCACCATGTCGAGGAAGAAGAGAAGGAGATGTTCCCGGAAAGCCGCGACAGCGATCTCGACCTCAAGGAGCTCGGGCTGCAGCTTGCCGAGCGCAAGACCCAGCTCATGGCCGAGCTGGGACAATAA